From Caulobacter segnis, a single genomic window includes:
- a CDS encoding LysR family transcriptional regulator produces MQQADFADLDAFTAVARARGFRAAAALRNVSASSLSEAVRRLEARLGVRLLNRTTRSVTPTEAGQKLLERLSPALADVALALDEVNAFRDSPTGTLRLNVPLVVSKVVMPRLIPKFLAQNPGVTVEIIAEDSFIDVLAAGYDAGVRYDERLEKDMIAVPLAGPQRFMLVGSPAYFAAHGRPTHPREVLDHASIRHRFPSGATYAWEFEKDGQTLRLDPPARLTSTNLDLEIAACEAGVGLLATFEDFVTQAIAAGRLEAVLQDWLPPFSGPYLYYPSRRHMPAPLRAFVDFVKAERLADQT; encoded by the coding sequence ATGCAGCAGGCCGACTTCGCCGATCTCGACGCCTTCACGGCCGTGGCCCGCGCCCGAGGCTTCCGCGCCGCGGCGGCCCTGCGCAACGTCTCGGCCTCGTCGCTGAGCGAGGCGGTGCGGCGGCTGGAGGCCCGGCTGGGCGTGCGGCTGCTGAACCGCACCACCCGCAGCGTCACCCCGACCGAGGCCGGCCAGAAACTGCTGGAGCGGTTGTCGCCCGCCCTGGCCGACGTCGCCCTGGCTCTGGACGAGGTCAACGCCTTCCGCGACAGCCCGACCGGCACGCTGCGCCTGAACGTGCCGCTGGTGGTCTCCAAGGTCGTCATGCCACGCCTCATCCCCAAGTTCCTGGCCCAGAACCCCGGCGTCACGGTGGAGATCATCGCCGAGGACAGCTTCATCGACGTGCTGGCGGCCGGCTACGACGCCGGGGTGCGCTATGACGAACGGCTGGAGAAGGACATGATCGCCGTGCCGCTGGCCGGTCCGCAACGCTTCATGCTGGTGGGCTCGCCGGCCTATTTCGCCGCCCACGGCCGCCCGACCCATCCGCGCGAGGTGCTGGACCATGCCAGCATCCGCCATCGCTTTCCCAGTGGCGCGACCTATGCCTGGGAGTTCGAGAAGGACGGTCAGACGCTCCGTCTGGATCCGCCGGCCCGCCTGACCTCGACCAATCTCGACCTGGAGATCGCCGCCTGCGAGGCGGGCGTCGGCCTGCTGGCCACCTTCGAGGACTTCGTGACCCAGGCGATCGCGGCGGGGCGGCTGGAGGCGGTGCTACAGGACTGGCTGCCGCCGTTCAGCGGCCCGTATCTCTACTACCCCAGCCGCCGCCACATGCCCGCGCCGTTGCGGGCGTTCGTGGACTTCGTGAAGGCGGAACGTCTGGCGGATCAGACCTGA
- a CDS encoding DUF1579 family protein — translation MRQIFKAVVLVAMITTSARAAPLDGEHAALARLAGHWTVRQTYWAAPGASPAVDPGEADFVMVLGGRHLRQTLRIASKDKPFEGLGYIGYDADAKTFFSTWMDVNFTGLIVARGGYDPATRRYTFSGAAPDPAHPGTIAPLREVMSVQDDDHFTYDYFETREGREVQAVRLEYVRAP, via the coding sequence ATGCGTCAAATATTCAAGGCGGTGGTTCTGGTCGCGATGATCACGACGAGCGCGCGGGCCGCGCCGTTGGACGGCGAGCATGCCGCGCTGGCTCGCCTGGCGGGTCACTGGACGGTCAGGCAAACCTATTGGGCCGCGCCGGGCGCCTCGCCCGCCGTCGATCCGGGCGAGGCCGATTTCGTGATGGTGCTCGGCGGCCGCCACCTGCGCCAGACCCTGCGCATCGCGTCCAAGGACAAGCCGTTCGAGGGGCTGGGCTATATCGGTTACGACGCCGACGCCAAGACGTTCTTCAGCACCTGGATGGACGTCAACTTCACCGGTTTGATCGTGGCCCGGGGCGGCTACGACCCGGCGACACGGCGCTACACCTTCTCCGGCGCCGCGCCCGATCCCGCCCATCCGGGGACGATCGCTCCGCTGCGCGAGGTGATGTCGGTCCAGGACGACGACCACTTCACCTACGACTATTTCGAGACCCGCGAAGGACGCGAGGTTCAGGCGGTGCGGCTGGAATATGTTCGCGCGCCCTGA